AATATGGTGATGAATAGTCAATATGAGAGGGACTGGTGCAACTTTGTTAAAACAGATGGAGTAAACCAGTCAAACATAAACTCTCAAAAACTTGGTCAGTTTTATATTCCCATTCCTCCCATTGAAGAACAAAAGCGTATCGTTGAAACCGGAAACTATTGGCTTCATTTAGTTGAAAGTATTGAATCCAACAAGAAGGATATTATCAATACCATTACAAAAGCCAAACAAGAAGTGTTGAGGATGGCTATTTGTGGAGAATTGGTATCACAAGATCCAACCGATGAACCAGCCATTGAGTTACTTAAACGTATCAACTCGAATATCGAAATTCCTTGTGATAACCCCCATTATCCCTTTGATATTCCTCAAAGTTGGTGCTGGATTAAGCTTGGAGCGCTTTGTTCTTTCCTGTCACGAGGTAAATCGCCCAAATATTCAGAAGAGCGGAAATATCCTGTTTTCGCTCAAAAGTGCAATTTGTATAATGGAGATATTTCCCTTGAACAGGCTCGCTTTTTGGATCCCAGCACATTATCAAAATGGGATGATATATATAAGTTGCGAGAAGGTGACGTGCTTATGAACTCAACAGGCACTGGAACTGTAGGCAGGACAAGAGTGTTTCACAGCGACTGTCTCGGAACATACCCTTTCGCCGTTCCTGATTCGCACGTGTCGGTTATAAGGACATTTGACAGCATAGAATCAAAATACATTCATGCTTATTTATCATCTAAAGGAACTCAGCGTTATCTTGAAGACAACTTGGCTGGGTCAACAAACCAAAAAGAACTATATATAGGTGTTTTGGATAATTTGTTAATTCCTCTCCCTCCCCAAAATGAACAAAAACGTATCGTAGAAGAAATTGATAGATATT
This region of Prevotella sp. E13-27 genomic DNA includes:
- a CDS encoding restriction endonuclease subunit S, with the protein product MDTKKLRQKILDLAIRGKLVPQDPNDEPASVLLERIKAEKERLIKEGKIKRSKKSASDTSHYENLPFEIPESWVWTTIEEVTPSLQYGTSEKSKSSGDIAVLRMGNITRKGTIDYSDLVYTSNKADIEKLRLKAGDILFNRTNSSEWVGKTAIYRGEVPSIYAGYIIRMTPIFLDCEYVNMVMNSQYERDWCNFVKTDGVNQSNINSQKLGQFYIPIPPIEEQKRIVETGNYWLHLVESIESNKKDIINTITKAKQEVLRMAICGELVSQDPTDEPAIELLKRINSNIEIPCDNPHYPFDIPQSWCWIKLGALCSFLSRGKSPKYSEERKYPVFAQKCNLYNGDISLEQARFLDPSTLSKWDDIYKLREGDVLMNSTGTGTVGRTRVFHSDCLGTYPFAVPDSHVSVIRTFDSIESKYIHAYLSSKGTQRYLEDNLAGSTNQKELYIGVLDNLLIPLPPQNEQKRIVEEIDRYFNTLDKIKESLTA